Part of the Oceanispirochaeta sp. genome, GAGCCAGCCACTCTCCCATAACCACCTCGTTTTGTCCGGATTCAAGCCAGCGTCCTCTGGAAACAGTTTCATCCAGAGCAAAGACTCTACTGTCTTCCAGGGGATCCAGGGCGGTCACAAGGATCTGCAGATTTCCGTCTTCCGGAAAAGGGTCCTGATATACGATCAGATCGGCAATAAAACTGATACGGGGAACCACTTCAAAGCCATTCCGATTCCGAATCATCTCCATCAGGGCCTTTACGTCATCCATAGATTGATCCAGTGGAAAGTAGTCCCGGTCCTCCCAGTACTCTTCTGTGGTGATTCTTCCGTGAGACATTTCATATCGAATCAGATTCTGTTCCGAAATTTCCATGCTGCCAGCCACCAGGGAATCCATAAGAATATAGACGGCAATACCGATGGAAAGAGCTGCCGCCGTGATGAGGGTTCTTTTCTTATACCGGAGCAGGTTCTTGATGGCCAGAGACCTGATAAAATTCATTCTTTGCTCCTTGATTTGAAAACCGGGATCACTGATTCAGAGGCCCGGCAGAAAGTCAAAAAGTGCTACCAGGAAAGTTGATCCAGAGAGAAGAAGTCTGATGCCAGTTTGATATTGGCTTTCGCTTCGTCCAGAATCATCTCGGTACTGGAGTTTTTCTTCAGTTTATCCTCCAGAACCATCCTTGAAATGATGACCTTACCATCCACTTCCATGAATCCCAGGACACGCATCTCTTTCAGGAGTTTTCCCGATTTTGAGAAATACTGAACCTGCTGGGGAATATAGCTGTCTTTCACGACCCAGATGGTCTGTTTCGTATAGGGAACGTTTCGGCTCTTAGCTGTCATTTCGATGACAAAGCAGTTTTTCCCCTCGACTCTTTCTTCCCCAACCAGTTTTACATCATACTTATCCAGAGTGTTATTCCCTTCGGTCATATCCTCATAGGAAATATCTGAACCCATCATAGACTGACGCAGAGCCGCCCCTTGAAGACGGATGACTTCTTCCGCATCAGGGAAGTATAAAAAGAGTTCATCCGAGGTTCTCAGGATTTTCTGCCCCGCCTCGGCGGCACTGGTGAATTCGATGAGGAAATCACTGCTCCCTTCAGACCAACTGATAAATGTAATGGTTTTGGTTCCGAAGCGGTCCCTGGTGATCAGGGAACCCCTGCTCTGCATCGAATCGAATCTCTGCAGATCGTCCATTTTAACTACGATCTCTTCTGCCGTCTGGGCAGCCAGCAAAACAGGCATCAGGAACAGGAATCCCAGAATAAGGACAGTCCGCTTTATAGTCTTTACTTTTCTCATATTTAACCTCCAGTTAAACTGCCCTCAGGGCTTCTACCGGTTCTATCCGGCTTGCTTTCCGTGAGGGGAAAATTGATGTGAATGAGGCCACAGCAACAGAATATATAAATACAAACACGGTGGACTTCAGACTCAGTTTAGGATAGATGACAGTAGAAATATCAAAATCGACACCCTCCATGGCTGCGCCCAGATTAATGCCCGTGGTATGGAGAATCTGAGTGATTATGATTCCCAGTGAGACTCCGATAAAGGATCCTATCATCGATATAAACAGGGACTCAAGAAAAAAGAGCCTCACCAGATTCCTTCCTGACATACCCATGGCTGCCAGTGTCCCGATTTCCTTCATTCGCTCAAAAATGACCATGATCGTCGTGTTCAGAATGACTGAGCAGCCCAGAACAAAGAAGAACAGAGCAAAGATGTCATACATGGTTGAGGCCATTTCAATCATGGAATAGGTAGTACTGATAGCCGTCCAGTCCATGATTTCAAGGTCTGGGGAGACTCCCGATTTTTCCTTCATAGAGGCTGCAACCAGAACCGGGTCTGTATTATTATCCGTTTTCACCAGGATCTCCTGTACCTGACCAGGCATGCGCAAAAAGTACTGAACCCGGTCCAGAGGTGCATAAAAGACTGTTTCGTTCAAAGAGCCTAATGGAAAAGCAGCCAACCCTGTGAGGACAAAAGTGATGGCATTGGTTCCTCTGGCGGCTGTGATAGAGAGGATAGTCATCTTGTCACCTACACCGACTCCCACCTTCTGTGCCAGTTTATAACCGATGAGAGCCTCATTTTTACCCGTCTCAGGAAGACGGCCCTCTTTGATGACTTCCGGACCCAGATCCTGGTAGAAAATTTCTGTATCAAAATTGACTCCCATTCCCAGGGCATTGAAGTTTTCTTCATCTTTGTAGATCCGTGCGGGAAAGCTGATGCGCGGACTGATCCCCGTCACCCCCTCCTCTTCCTGAAGCATCTTCATCAGAGACTCGGGATCTTCCACAGTCAGATGAAGAGGATTCAGACGCTCATTTTTTGAAAATTCAGCATTGCGAATGCGAACGGCCCCGGTGATGTAGGTCTGCAGATTGTACTGCATATCTTCCTTCATACCTTCCAGCAGGGAATAAAGCAGCACGATACTCAATGCGGCCACTCCAATGGCGGAAGCCGATAAGAGACTTCTTCTGATATTTCGGAATATATTCCGGAATGCTATTGATCCCAGTTTCATGAACAACTCCTTACTTGAATCCTATCCCTAAACCTACCAAGGCTCTAAATGGTCTTTCCTACCAAGGCTCTGTAGAGCCTTGGTGATTATTTGCTAAAGGCCGAAGGGCCTTGGTGATTATTTTATTAAGGCCTAAGGGTGCAAAAGGCCTAAGGGCCTTAATTGTATCTGAGACATACGGGGATTCCCAATTTGAGGGCCCGTCTCGTAGGCAGCCAGGCAACGAGAACAGCCATGAAAAGTCCAATGAAAAAGGCTGTCATAAAAGTGGCGGTATCCCAGGTCCCGTACATAATGCTCGAAATCCTGTACCCCATGTCTCCTTGTTCCAGGAGTTCGGAATAGTCAATACCCTTGTTCACCAGCGGAATATTAGCCAGGGCTCCCAGAATGACTCCCCCTATAGATCCCATCAGGCCGATGCCTGCGGCTTCCATCAGAAATAGAATGCGGATAGATCTGTCCTTCATACCCAGAGCCCTCATCATTCCCAGTTCACGGACTCTTTCGAAGATGGACATCAGGATCGTATTGG contains:
- a CDS encoding outer membrane lipoprotein-sorting protein produces the protein MRKVKTIKRTVLILGFLFLMPVLLAAQTAEEIVVKMDDLQRFDSMQSRGSLITRDRFGTKTITFISWSEGSSDFLIEFTSAAEAGQKILRTSDELFLYFPDAEEVIRLQGAALRQSMMGSDISYEDMTEGNNTLDKYDVKLVGEERVEGKNCFVIEMTAKSRNVPYTKQTIWVVKDSYIPQQVQYFSKSGKLLKEMRVLGFMEVDGKVIISRMVLEDKLKKNSSTEMILDEAKANIKLASDFFSLDQLSW
- a CDS encoding FtsX-like permease family protein translates to MKLGSIAFRNIFRNIRRSLLSASAIGVAALSIVLLYSLLEGMKEDMQYNLQTYITGAVRIRNAEFSKNERLNPLHLTVEDPESLMKMLQEEEGVTGISPRISFPARIYKDEENFNALGMGVNFDTEIFYQDLGPEVIKEGRLPETGKNEALIGYKLAQKVGVGVGDKMTILSITAARGTNAITFVLTGLAAFPLGSLNETVFYAPLDRVQYFLRMPGQVQEILVKTDNNTDPVLVAASMKEKSGVSPDLEIMDWTAISTTYSMIEMASTMYDIFALFFFVLGCSVILNTTIMVIFERMKEIGTLAAMGMSGRNLVRLFFLESLFISMIGSFIGVSLGIIITQILHTTGINLGAAMEGVDFDISTVIYPKLSLKSTVFVFIYSVAVASFTSIFPSRKASRIEPVEALRAV